One window of the Streptomyces sp. NBC_00259 genome contains the following:
- a CDS encoding sigma-70 family RNA polymerase sigma factor, translating to MTEVERRLIEAELPSVIERLKDCASRAGVVSQRAFAQEADRLGLRTDEQRGKLRNKLAVAGIHVKPSPGRVNPRPAPVTDLEVPIAPPPSKVSAPPAPSAEPGSTGTEAARRLAQARRMLARYAAVNGTVSRLAHDGVVRLHGLSPGEARELTADFPITRPGTPRGRAEPGERRDVRSVAPAPATTFRSAPVKPPIGRTHVLVASPAEDAGLADAVRAARAVLEEDRWRSDAASVVLKADEEVGLALLLRGGTGLLARDVPEDEIAALPRDSERRRAYECLVLHNQRLVRKIAQGYQGRGLDIEDLVQHGSIGLLSAVRRFDASRGNKFSTYATSCIQHAIIRAVADEGPRVRLPADVRANIGKVAKAERELSSEGRATTVDNVAYASGLTFAEVEEVRRIRQPAGRARRRRPRVR from the coding sequence GTGACCGAGGTCGAACGGCGCTTGATAGAGGCGGAGTTGCCGTCTGTCATCGAGAGGCTGAAGGACTGCGCCTCTCGCGCGGGCGTTGTCAGTCAGCGGGCCTTCGCTCAGGAGGCGGACAGACTCGGGCTGAGGACCGACGAACAGCGGGGAAAGCTTCGTAACAAGCTGGCCGTTGCCGGCATTCACGTGAAGCCGAGCCCGGGACGGGTGAACCCGCGCCCCGCGCCCGTCACCGATCTTGAGGTGCCGATTGCGCCCCCGCCGTCGAAGGTGTCCGCCCCGCCGGCCCCCTCCGCTGAACCCGGGTCGACCGGAACCGAGGCAGCCAGACGCCTGGCCCAAGCCCGGCGCATGCTGGCCCGCTACGCCGCCGTCAACGGTACTGTCAGCAGGCTCGCCCACGATGGTGTGGTGCGGCTCCACGGGCTGAGCCCTGGCGAAGCACGCGAGCTGACCGCCGACTTCCCGATCACTCGACCTGGAACGCCCCGCGGGCGAGCAGAACCAGGGGAGCGTCGTGACGTCCGCTCCGTCGCGCCCGCTCCGGCTACGACGTTCCGGTCCGCACCCGTGAAGCCTCCGATCGGCAGGACGCATGTCCTTGTTGCTTCCCCTGCCGAGGACGCCGGACTCGCCGACGCCGTTCGCGCCGCCCGAGCCGTCCTGGAGGAAGACCGGTGGCGCTCGGACGCAGCCAGTGTGGTGCTGAAGGCGGACGAGGAAGTCGGCCTCGCCCTTCTCCTACGTGGCGGTACCGGCCTCCTCGCCCGCGATGTTCCGGAGGACGAGATCGCGGCGCTGCCCCGCGACAGCGAGCGGCGGCGCGCTTACGAGTGCCTGGTGCTGCACAACCAGCGGCTCGTGCGGAAGATCGCGCAGGGCTACCAAGGGCGCGGACTGGACATCGAGGACCTCGTCCAGCACGGAAGCATCGGACTGCTGAGCGCGGTCCGCAGATTCGATGCCTCCAGGGGCAACAAGTTCTCGACCTATGCGACTTCGTGCATACAGCACGCCATCATCCGGGCCGTCGCTGACGAAGGCCCCCGGGTCCGACTCCCCGCGGACGTCCGCGCGAACATCGGCAAGGTCGCCAAGGCCGAGCGCGAGCTCTCGAGCGAGGGCCGTGCCACGACGGTCGACAACGTGGCCTACGCCAGTGGTCTCACCTTCGCCGAAGTGGAGGAGGTGCGCAGGATCAGACAGCCCGCCGGGAGGGCTCGTCGGCGACGACCCCGCGTTCGGTGA
- a CDS encoding ATP-binding protein has translation MNHPIPQLVTSAVTFTQLLSSTRRGARLARLLSASQLQSWGAPQDLTERAEIVVAELAANAVLHGRLPGRSFRLTLVFDASPGLLRIDVTDARGERWPQVRPLSAVSGASLPTGRHGLSLVAALADHWETLPFPPSGKTVRAVLSAP, from the coding sequence ATGAACCACCCCATTCCCCAACTCGTCACCTCAGCCGTCACCTTCACACAGTTGCTGTCGTCCACACGGCGCGGCGCCCGGCTCGCCCGGCTGCTCAGTGCGAGCCAACTCCAGTCCTGGGGCGCCCCGCAGGACCTCACGGAGCGTGCCGAAATCGTCGTCGCGGAGCTTGCGGCGAACGCCGTGCTGCACGGCCGCCTGCCCGGTCGCAGCTTTCGCCTGACCCTCGTGTTCGACGCCTCGCCCGGTCTCCTCCGCATCGACGTCACCGACGCGCGCGGGGAGAGGTGGCCGCAGGTCCGTCCCTTGAGCGCCGTATCGGGCGCCTCGCTCCCCACTGGTAGGCACGGCCTCTCGCTCGTCGCCGCGCTCGCCGACCACTGGGAGACGCTCCCCTTTCCGCCCAGCGGCAAGACCGTCCGGGCCGTGCTCTCGGCACCCTGA
- a CDS encoding McrC family protein, whose translation MTAPDVSLREYGPAVSVALSAEAGRALAASGILQSATPDPCRSGHWLLRAGSRVGAVRTPGGPVVRITPKTPVSRLFFLLGFSLDPARAWRDSREGTVDTGAYDDVVPALAHTVERQIDAALRRGSLQGYQEVEESALVVRGRLREAEQIRRHFGRTPPVEIAYDAYTADTAENRILRAATERLLRLPGVPGPVRRRLAHQRARLAEALPLVRGQELPRWHPSRLNSRYQPALRLAEAVLRGTSPEHRPAGSEPLTVDGFLLDMNKLFEDFVTVALREALREHGLVSRLQDPHHLDAAGLVRIRPDLVVRTGDGRIPLAVVDAKYKVEKADGLLNADLYQALAYATVLSLPEAHLVYAAGRQPERFHEVRGTTAGPGGRGVRLYRHSLDLSREPGQLLSTLKEIAGRLAGATPHP comes from the coding sequence GTGACTGCGCCCGACGTCTCGCTGCGCGAATACGGGCCCGCCGTCTCCGTCGCGCTGAGCGCCGAGGCCGGGCGGGCCCTGGCCGCCTCCGGCATCCTGCAGAGCGCAACCCCCGATCCCTGCCGGAGCGGGCACTGGCTCCTGCGTGCCGGCAGCCGGGTCGGCGCCGTACGCACACCCGGCGGTCCCGTCGTGCGGATCACACCCAAGACCCCCGTGAGTCGGCTGTTCTTCCTTCTCGGGTTCAGCCTCGATCCTGCACGTGCCTGGCGCGACAGCCGGGAAGGCACCGTCGACACCGGAGCGTACGACGACGTCGTGCCCGCACTCGCTCACACCGTGGAGCGACAGATCGACGCGGCACTGCGGCGGGGCTCCCTCCAGGGCTACCAGGAAGTGGAGGAGTCCGCGCTGGTCGTGCGCGGGCGGCTGCGCGAGGCCGAGCAGATCCGGCGGCACTTCGGCCGCACACCACCCGTGGAGATCGCCTACGACGCGTACACCGCCGACACCGCCGAGAACCGCATCCTGCGCGCCGCCACCGAGCGGTTGCTGCGGCTGCCGGGCGTTCCCGGTCCCGTCCGACGGCGTCTCGCCCATCAGCGCGCACGTCTCGCCGAAGCGCTGCCACTGGTACGGGGGCAGGAACTGCCGCGTTGGCATCCGTCACGCCTGAACTCCCGCTACCAGCCCGCGCTGCGGCTCGCCGAGGCCGTCCTGCGGGGCACCTCACCGGAACACCGGCCAGCCGGTTCCGAACCACTCACCGTCGACGGCTTCCTGCTCGACATGAACAAGTTGTTCGAGGACTTCGTCACGGTCGCCCTGCGTGAGGCCCTTCGAGAGCACGGCCTGGTCTCCCGCCTTCAGGACCCACACCACCTCGACGCCGCGGGTCTCGTGCGGATACGCCCTGATCTTGTCGTCCGCACCGGCGACGGCCGCATTCCACTCGCCGTTGTCGACGCCAAGTACAAGGTCGAGAAGGCCGACGGACTCCTCAACGCCGACCTGTATCAGGCGCTGGCTTACGCCACCGTGCTCTCTCTGCCCGAGGCGCATCTGGTGTACGCCGCGGGACGGCAGCCCGAGCGCTTCCATGAGGTGCGCGGAACGACGGCAGGGCCGGGCGGACGAGGAGTGCGGCTGTACCGGCACAGCCTCGATCTGTCCCGCGAGCCCGGACAGCTCCTGTCGACTCTGAAGGAGATCGCCGGACGGCTGGCCGGGGCCACCCCACATCCATGA
- a CDS encoding helicase-related protein, with translation MDPRQELVDYLTRQLVGPVGPDDEVLDAPPDRQYLMGTLYPQQADRQRRLALAADALEAPGAEQDAPDVDPATDPVPETNSWLPASLGISFYTDAVDVEVTCAAARYETQRNEPGRGRRWQRVPLKPETHTIGPDREEVPVFEERAKIQVTRRSYGTGTLVTVALVNEKHHYGADDKAPDWDDMLFQCRLSVRPVDGAVLPYPSVRLASRDPEERELRLQYRHVVTHAVGHGCAVREERGEDGGVELLACEALPRAEVPAVRPGGPIDAPALTISHLADPAVGRDQLREELAEFAASYHAWYVGQRSVEVPPWGREAAERILDRVRQAVTRIEAGVRTLCDPDRPELLDAFRIAQRAMLLQMRHSAPDQAGQRWHRSDAVALDPPVDPEATWRPFQLAFFLLALDGVTDPGHRDRETTDLIWFPTGGGKTEAYLLLAAFTIALRRIRGEGGGTTVISRYTLSLLTTQQFQRAATTICALEHLRRTEPGLGLGDEPITIGLWVGDTTTPNKFEAAKAAFDEQREASHPEDIFILDRCPWCGTRILPSAKSSVRSDYGVRAGADEFAFHCTRDECAFHDVLPVAVVDQHLYKDPPTFVLGTVDKFARLAWEPDSGRLFGAGTGHRPPSLIIQDELHLLTGPLGTTVGLYEAAVLELCTGPDGRPPKIVAATATIRRSAEQVRALHHQDVQLFPPSGLDARDSFFAVPDTGSPGRLYLGVMAQGHTAGRGAVATTAAMLQGVHQLPEEHRDDYWTLVAYHHSLRELGRTVTAAGDDIPAQLRGLDEGVGVRALSDGDVQELTSNLPRAEQPILLDRLEKPWTDPRSVSFLPCTNMLSVGVDVKRLAYMLMQGQPKTTAEYIQATSRVGRHKVPGLVVTYFNATRPRDRSHYETFMDYHRALYRYVEPASVTPWSLPARRRALHAALVILVRHRLGLAAENRAGRITDHKEDAGRIADVLAERAATAEHGATGADADAVRADVRTELGYLLDDWYRQAGTAAAEGKDLYYRSQGKGQHNLLKVFEQRYGLWETLNSMRSVDRECQITVTGAGK, from the coding sequence ATGGACCCGCGCCAGGAGCTGGTCGACTACCTCACCCGCCAGCTCGTCGGGCCCGTCGGCCCTGACGACGAGGTGCTCGACGCACCGCCGGACCGGCAGTACCTGATGGGCACGCTCTATCCGCAGCAGGCGGACCGGCAGCGCCGGCTCGCCCTCGCCGCCGACGCCCTCGAGGCACCCGGCGCCGAGCAGGACGCCCCCGACGTGGACCCGGCCACCGACCCCGTGCCCGAGACCAACAGCTGGCTGCCCGCGTCGCTCGGTATCAGCTTCTACACCGATGCCGTGGACGTGGAGGTCACCTGTGCCGCCGCCCGCTACGAGACGCAGCGCAACGAACCCGGGCGCGGGCGGCGCTGGCAGCGCGTCCCCCTCAAGCCCGAGACCCACACGATCGGCCCCGACCGTGAGGAGGTACCCGTCTTCGAAGAGCGCGCGAAGATCCAGGTGACCCGCCGCTCCTACGGCACGGGCACCCTCGTCACCGTGGCCCTGGTCAACGAGAAGCACCACTACGGAGCCGACGACAAGGCGCCCGACTGGGACGACATGCTGTTCCAGTGCCGGCTCAGCGTCCGCCCCGTCGACGGCGCCGTGCTGCCGTATCCCAGTGTCCGGCTCGCCAGCCGCGATCCCGAGGAACGCGAACTGCGCCTCCAGTACCGGCACGTCGTCACCCACGCCGTCGGCCACGGCTGCGCCGTCCGCGAGGAGCGCGGCGAGGACGGCGGTGTCGAACTCCTCGCCTGTGAGGCCCTGCCGCGTGCCGAGGTGCCCGCCGTCCGGCCCGGCGGCCCGATCGACGCCCCCGCGCTCACGATCTCCCACCTGGCCGACCCGGCCGTCGGCAGGGACCAACTCCGTGAGGAACTAGCTGAGTTCGCCGCCTCGTACCACGCCTGGTACGTCGGTCAGCGATCCGTCGAGGTGCCGCCCTGGGGCCGCGAGGCCGCGGAGCGGATCCTCGACCGCGTCCGCCAGGCGGTCACCCGTATCGAGGCCGGCGTGCGTACCCTGTGCGACCCCGACCGCCCCGAACTCCTGGACGCCTTCCGGATCGCCCAGCGCGCCATGCTGCTCCAGATGCGGCATTCCGCCCCCGACCAGGCCGGGCAGAGGTGGCATCGTTCCGACGCCGTGGCCCTCGACCCGCCCGTCGATCCCGAGGCCACCTGGCGCCCCTTCCAGCTCGCCTTCTTCCTCCTCGCACTCGACGGCGTCACCGATCCCGGCCACCGGGACCGCGAGACCACCGACCTGATCTGGTTCCCCACCGGTGGTGGCAAGACCGAGGCCTATCTGCTCCTGGCCGCCTTCACCATCGCCCTGCGCCGGATCCGCGGCGAAGGCGGCGGGACCACCGTGATCAGCCGCTACACGCTCAGTCTGCTCACCACCCAGCAGTTCCAGCGCGCCGCCACCACGATCTGCGCCCTGGAGCACCTCCGCCGCACCGAACCCGGACTCGGCCTCGGTGACGAACCCATCACCATCGGCCTGTGGGTCGGCGACACCACCACTCCGAACAAGTTCGAGGCGGCCAAAGCCGCCTTCGACGAGCAGCGCGAGGCCAGCCACCCCGAGGACATCTTCATTCTCGACCGCTGCCCGTGGTGCGGCACCCGCATCCTGCCGTCGGCCAAGTCCAGCGTCCGCTCCGACTACGGAGTCCGGGCCGGGGCGGACGAGTTCGCCTTCCACTGCACCCGCGACGAGTGCGCCTTCCACGACGTCCTGCCCGTCGCCGTCGTCGACCAGCACCTCTACAAGGATCCGCCCACGTTCGTCCTCGGCACCGTCGACAAGTTCGCCCGGCTCGCCTGGGAGCCCGACTCCGGCCGCCTCTTCGGCGCGGGCACCGGCCACCGGCCCCCGTCCCTGATCATCCAGGACGAGCTGCACCTGCTCACCGGACCGCTCGGCACCACGGTCGGCCTCTACGAGGCGGCCGTCCTGGAGCTGTGCACGGGCCCGGACGGCCGCCCGCCCAAGATCGTTGCCGCCACGGCCACCATCCGGCGCTCCGCCGAACAGGTCCGCGCCCTGCACCACCAGGACGTCCAGCTCTTCCCGCCGTCCGGACTCGACGCCCGCGACAGCTTCTTCGCCGTCCCCGACACCGGCAGCCCCGGCCGCCTCTACCTCGGCGTCATGGCACAGGGCCACACCGCCGGCCGAGGCGCCGTCGCCACCACCGCGGCCATGCTCCAGGGCGTCCACCAGCTCCCCGAGGAACACCGCGACGACTACTGGACCCTGGTCGCCTACCACCACAGCCTGCGCGAGCTCGGCCGTACGGTCACCGCGGCCGGCGACGACATCCCCGCCCAGCTCCGCGGCCTCGACGAGGGCGTCGGTGTACGCGCGCTCAGCGACGGCGATGTACAGGAGCTGACCAGCAACCTGCCGCGCGCCGAGCAGCCCATTCTCCTCGACCGCCTCGAAAAGCCCTGGACGGACCCCCGGTCGGTGTCCTTCCTGCCGTGCACCAACATGCTCTCCGTCGGCGTCGACGTGAAGCGGCTCGCGTACATGCTCATGCAGGGCCAGCCCAAGACGACCGCCGAGTACATCCAGGCCACCAGTCGCGTCGGCCGTCACAAGGTGCCGGGACTCGTCGTCACCTACTTCAACGCCACACGTCCGCGCGACCGCTCCCACTACGAGACCTTCATGGACTACCACCGGGCGCTCTACCGCTACGTCGAACCCGCCAGCGTCACACCCTGGTCGTTGCCCGCCCGCCGCCGCGCCCTGCACGCCGCGCTGGTCATCCTGGTCCGCCACCGGCTCGGCCTGGCCGCCGAGAACCGGGCCGGACGCATCACCGACCACAAGGAAGACGCGGGGCGGATCGCCGACGTTCTCGCCGAGCGAGCCGCGACCGCCGAGCATGGCGCCACAGGAGCCGACGCCGACGCCGTCCGCGCCGACGTACGAACGGAACTCGGTTACCTCCTGGACGACTGGTACCGGCAGGCCGGCACCGCAGCGGCCGAGGGCAAGGACCTCTACTACCGCAGCCAGGGCAAGGGCCAGCACAACCTCCTCAAGGTCTTCGAGCAGCGCTACGGCCTGTGGGAGACCCTCAACTCCATGCGCAGCGTCGACCGCGAGTGCCAGATCACCGTGACGGGAGCAGGAAAGTGA
- a CDS encoding DUF4357 domain-containing protein yields MSQPERLPGTTEFRIKLPKGGEARGYLLSEFGGNGTHKFLLLEGSSVAADAWPGLGDHARRNRADLRADGGLINAPADPGAPRLERHWLATRDIECNSSSAAASLVYGYDASGPESWRTAEGHPLADYLSTGWRAPRKAWLVRGSNVSGHNLVRQLWLPEGIVSLAGTHLPPMEEAEPTKSALRRFVEEGYEGAASYNQKRGLVDELHAFLTQMRIGDTIATIGDGRLHLGRITGESVQTASPGGLSNLRRTVSWLPQSHAYEELPEEVQQKLSVQHDVVDLTGVLDALDGLTGETVLTAPRATGDTGGHATAERPAQRELSLPQVTEELVADLLVHDRAWLEEMRELLIDERQLVFYGPPGTGKTYLAMKLAEYFGGGPEQVKIVQFHPSYAYEDFFEGFRPVEDAETREVAFRLTAGPLRELADLASREGNRHIPHFLIIDEINRANLAKVFGELYFLLEYRTRSVRLTYSGDDFALPPNLFVIGTMNTADRSIALVDAAMRRRFAFVELSPRAEPTAGLLARWLKRDGRDPEPARLLDALNALIDDADFAIGPSYLMKPGVYRDGGLERTWRTKILPLLEEHHYGEGLDIAARYGLDSLREQHP; encoded by the coding sequence ATGTCCCAGCCCGAACGCCTCCCCGGCACAACCGAGTTCCGCATCAAACTGCCCAAGGGCGGCGAGGCGCGCGGGTACCTGCTCTCCGAGTTCGGCGGTAACGGCACGCACAAGTTCCTCCTGCTGGAGGGGTCGTCGGTGGCCGCCGACGCCTGGCCCGGACTCGGTGACCACGCCCGCCGGAACCGCGCGGACCTGCGGGCGGACGGCGGTCTCATCAACGCTCCCGCCGATCCCGGAGCGCCGCGGCTGGAGCGTCACTGGCTGGCGACTCGCGACATCGAGTGCAACTCGTCGTCGGCCGCCGCCTCGCTCGTCTACGGCTACGACGCCTCCGGCCCGGAGTCCTGGCGCACCGCGGAGGGTCATCCGCTCGCCGACTACCTGTCCACCGGCTGGCGTGCCCCGCGCAAGGCGTGGCTGGTGCGCGGCTCCAACGTCTCGGGGCACAACCTGGTGCGGCAACTGTGGCTGCCGGAGGGGATCGTCTCCCTCGCGGGCACGCATCTGCCGCCCATGGAGGAAGCCGAACCGACCAAGAGCGCGCTGCGCCGCTTCGTGGAGGAGGGCTACGAGGGGGCGGCGTCGTACAACCAGAAGCGGGGGCTCGTCGACGAACTGCACGCGTTCCTGACCCAGATGCGCATCGGTGACACCATCGCCACCATCGGCGACGGCCGGCTGCACCTCGGCCGGATCACCGGGGAGTCCGTACAGACCGCGTCGCCCGGCGGATTGTCCAACCTCCGCAGGACCGTCTCCTGGCTGCCGCAGAGCCATGCCTATGAGGAACTGCCGGAGGAGGTCCAGCAGAAGCTGTCCGTACAGCACGACGTCGTCGACCTGACCGGTGTGCTGGACGCACTCGACGGGCTCACAGGAGAGACGGTCCTCACGGCCCCGAGAGCAACCGGTGACACCGGCGGGCACGCCACCGCGGAACGGCCGGCGCAACGTGAGCTGTCCCTTCCCCAGGTCACCGAGGAACTCGTCGCCGACCTCCTGGTCCACGACCGCGCGTGGCTGGAGGAGATGCGCGAGCTCCTCATCGACGAGCGGCAGTTGGTGTTCTACGGCCCTCCGGGCACCGGCAAGACCTATCTGGCCATGAAACTGGCCGAATACTTCGGTGGCGGTCCGGAGCAGGTCAAGATCGTGCAGTTCCATCCCTCCTACGCCTACGAGGACTTCTTCGAAGGGTTCCGGCCGGTGGAGGATGCCGAGACCCGGGAGGTGGCCTTCCGGCTGACAGCGGGCCCCCTGCGCGAACTCGCGGACCTCGCCTCTCGCGAAGGCAACCGGCACATCCCGCACTTCCTGATCATCGACGAGATCAACCGCGCCAATCTGGCGAAGGTCTTCGGCGAGCTGTACTTCCTCCTGGAGTACCGGACGCGGTCCGTCCGTCTCACGTACTCCGGAGACGACTTCGCCTTGCCGCCCAACCTCTTCGTCATCGGCACGATGAACACCGCCGACCGGTCGATCGCCCTCGTGGACGCCGCGATGCGGCGCCGTTTCGCGTTCGTGGAGCTGTCCCCGCGCGCCGAGCCGACCGCCGGGCTGCTCGCGCGCTGGCTGAAGCGCGACGGCAGGGACCCGGAGCCCGCTCGTCTCCTCGATGCCCTCAACGCCCTGATCGATGACGCCGACTTCGCCATCGGTCCGTCGTACCTGATGAAGCCGGGCGTGTACCGCGACGGCGGCCTCGAACGGACCTGGCGCACGAAGATCCTCCCACTGCTGGAGGAGCACCACTACGGCGAGGGCCTCGACATCGCCGCCCGCTACGGCCTCGACTCCCTGCGCGAGCAGCACCCGTGA
- a CDS encoding DUF1998 domain-containing protein encodes MKRKLRVRQAQTVLPFGVGAVLDVQGESFVAAGIERWPDLKTPVPSERLATRLGVMGFYAAPHTLNDRYDKADRPGVPYVRFPGWLFCGSCRAMVRFLREHEKPGEPPVCTSCAAAPRLTPMRFVRICPDGHLDDVDWWYWAHSKLAPELRDSCSESKQAWKAGRLSFRVADRASGLEALSVRCDAIREGGKPCGAERDLLDVLGPQGGRCSGRNPWQHWDARTACGHQVHNVQRTAGNVYYPVVYSALDIPQTAEAPRAERNLAEAVLGHDYWPHLLDALGKRRADAFRDMIKEDTEAPDSLIDQLVAEATGAPAPSSPDRQESGKSGKVDLSRDEWYAFDAVQLPEATTEFGIRRTGLGLDGEKEEPWATLDAHIGGIVLADRLREVRALTGFRRHSPGGTLVPADTSGRLRWLPATEVYGEGIVLTLDEQRLTAWENDPRVRAHVLGVRTDLDASFREEQLAETTGSELSPRFLLLHTVAHLLIRQLSFDSGYTTASLRERVYGRPEYGQHGLLIYTAAGDAEGTLGGLVRQGESPHFAETLIRMLEAAAWCSADPLCAEHTGQGFGNLNRAACHACTLLPETSCQTGNTLLDRALVVGSARVPGYFTDVLTASREYAAAIAQG; translated from the coding sequence GTGAAGCGCAAACTCCGGGTCCGCCAGGCACAGACCGTGCTGCCGTTCGGTGTGGGCGCGGTACTCGACGTCCAGGGCGAGTCGTTCGTCGCCGCCGGTATCGAGAGGTGGCCGGACCTCAAGACCCCCGTCCCCTCCGAACGGCTCGCCACCCGCCTCGGCGTCATGGGCTTCTACGCCGCGCCCCACACCCTCAACGACCGCTACGACAAGGCCGATCGCCCCGGCGTTCCCTATGTGCGCTTCCCCGGATGGCTGTTCTGCGGCTCCTGCCGGGCCATGGTCCGCTTCCTGCGCGAGCACGAGAAGCCGGGCGAGCCGCCCGTCTGCACGTCGTGCGCAGCGGCACCCCGGCTCACCCCGATGCGGTTCGTCCGTATCTGCCCGGACGGCCACCTCGATGACGTCGACTGGTGGTACTGGGCCCACTCCAAGCTCGCGCCCGAACTGCGCGACTCCTGCTCCGAGTCGAAGCAGGCATGGAAGGCGGGCCGGCTCAGCTTCCGCGTCGCCGACCGCGCCTCGGGACTCGAGGCACTCTCGGTGCGCTGCGACGCGATCAGGGAGGGCGGCAAGCCCTGCGGCGCCGAACGCGACCTGCTCGACGTCCTCGGCCCCCAGGGCGGACGCTGCTCGGGCCGCAACCCCTGGCAGCACTGGGACGCGAGGACGGCCTGCGGCCACCAGGTGCACAACGTGCAGCGCACCGCCGGAAACGTCTACTACCCGGTCGTCTACTCGGCCCTCGACATCCCCCAGACCGCCGAAGCGCCGCGCGCGGAGCGGAACCTGGCGGAGGCCGTCCTGGGCCACGACTACTGGCCGCACCTGCTCGACGCACTCGGCAAGCGCAGGGCCGACGCCTTCCGCGACATGATCAAGGAGGACACCGAAGCCCCGGACAGCCTCATCGACCAGCTCGTCGCGGAGGCCACAGGTGCCCCCGCGCCGTCGTCCCCCGACCGACAGGAGTCCGGAAAGTCCGGAAAGGTCGACCTGAGCCGCGACGAGTGGTACGCCTTCGACGCCGTACAACTTCCGGAAGCCACAACGGAGTTTGGGATCCGCCGCACCGGACTCGGCCTCGACGGCGAGAAGGAGGAGCCCTGGGCCACCCTCGACGCCCATATCGGCGGCATCGTCCTGGCCGACCGCCTCCGCGAAGTGCGGGCGCTGACCGGCTTCCGCCGCCACTCCCCGGGCGGCACCCTCGTACCTGCAGACACCAGCGGCCGCCTGCGCTGGCTCCCCGCGACCGAGGTCTACGGCGAGGGTATCGTCCTCACCCTCGACGAACAGCGCCTCACCGCCTGGGAGAACGACCCCCGTGTCCGGGCCCACGTCCTGGGTGTCCGTACGGACCTCGACGCGTCGTTCCGCGAAGAACAGCTCGCCGAGACGACCGGCAGCGAACTCTCGCCGCGCTTCCTGCTCCTGCACACCGTCGCCCACCTGCTCATCCGCCAACTGTCCTTCGACTCCGGCTACACCACCGCCAGCCTGCGCGAACGCGTCTACGGCCGCCCCGAGTACGGCCAGCACGGACTGCTGATCTACACGGCCGCCGGTGACGCGGAGGGCACCCTCGGCGGCCTGGTCCGGCAGGGCGAGTCACCGCACTTCGCCGAGACGCTCATCCGCATGTTGGAGGCGGCCGCCTGGTGCTCCGCCGATCCGCTGTGCGCCGAGCACACCGGCCAGGGCTTCGGCAACCTCAACCGGGCCGCCTGCCACGCCTGCACCCTGCTGCCCGAGACGAGCTGCCAGACCGGCAACACCCTGCTCGACCGTGCCCTGGTCGTCGGCTCCGCACGGGTCCCCGGCTACTTCACCGACGTCCTCACCGCGAGCCGCGAGTACGCCGCCGCCATCGCCCAGGGATGA